The Drosophila innubila isolate TH190305 chromosome 3R unlocalized genomic scaffold, UK_Dinn_1.0 2_E_3R, whole genome shotgun sequence genome has a segment encoding these proteins:
- the LOC117792420 gene encoding pterin-4-alpha-carbinolamine dehydratase isoform X2: MLLTNKCAQHGLGFQKLANLLNKRTTISWLVNAAGLKSTTKTLNASGWREGSERLWCSSRYASSVLYPTSTRAAATGLGNWRPYIKQQARTLSTKAATKRKMVAKLNEQERSEKLQPLLDAGWTMVEGRDAIYKEFLMKDFNQAFSFMTGAALLAEKMNHHPEWFNCYNKVQVTLSTHDVSGLSSNDIRMAKYFDAQAQLLNC; this comes from the exons AtgttattaacaaataaatgcgCACAGCATGGATTGGGCTTTCAAAAACTTGCAAATCTACTTAATAAGCGAACAACAATTTCTTGGTTGGTAAATGCCGCCGGTTTaaagtcaacaacaaaaacattgaATGCCAGTGGTTGGAGAGAAGGGAGCGAACGATTGTGGTG cagcagcagatatGCGAGCTCAGTTCTATACCCGACGTCAacgagagcagcagcaacaggtcTTGGCAATTGGAGGCCTTACATCAAACAACAAGCACGCACATTAAGCACAAAAGCAGCTACTAAACGCAAAATGGTG GCCAAACTAAATGAACAGGAACGCAGCGAAAAACTGCAGCCATTGTTGGATGCAGGCTGGACAATGGTCGAAGGACGTGATGCTATTTATAAGGAGTTTCTGATGAAGGACTTTAATCAAGCGTTCAGCTTCATGACTGGTGCTGCCTTGCTGGCTGAGAAAATGAATCACCATCCGGAATGGTTCAACTGCTACAACAAAGTGCAGGTCACTTTGAGCACCCACGATGTCAGTGGCCTCAGTAGCAACGACATTCGCATGGCCAAATACTTTGATGCCCAGGCCCAgttgttaaattgttaa
- the LOC117792424 gene encoding uncharacterized protein LOC117792424 → MKFTVLLILCFCLLSLAYGNVIVATKAPFVRSRYSLRWRKTTTAIPQSTTGRVMELEASTQAHPKLGTSTASPDYDYYGNGESDNMLHK, encoded by the exons ATGAAATTCACTGTGCTGTTGATTCTGTGCTTTTGCCTATTAAGCTTGG CCTACGGCAATGTTATAGTCGCCACCAAGGCACCATTTGTGCGCAGTCGTTATAGTCTTCGATGgcgtaaaacaacaacagccatcCCACAGAGCACAACAGGTCGTGTCATGGAGCTGGAAGCCTCAACACAAGCTCATCCCAAGCTTGGCACCTCAACGGCCAGTCCAGACTACGATTATTATGGCAACGGTGAATCTGACAACAtgctgcataaataa
- the LOC117789496 gene encoding proline-rich receptor-like protein kinase PERK9, with protein sequence MSLNSILQILVVVKLNDQIVIPRAGSSKLGHLQEVPAERHKAPLPKAAAAAAVAAIYCAATSTSASLLTVKYGLPILLLALALCVGCSHGARRLRKKPKVYNALITTDDNLTSSRAYPVIQPTIHEPGYAPFGPYNPFGFYSPPLVRFGQPLVPGLAPNERLPYPLPTGSQYPPIYTSYDPNQPSIVPAERQPAPQPELAPQSPTADDSEPKEIMAKDQLPLPLNEQGLPPVLIPLNSQYNNQAMHLPPYAYNQYPVIYDQAGFVRQRENYLPPYDYYPSQGYPTRSPAPTAPPMQPVQPPQPPQPEVQPLPLDNLDSTPSFDDIKNGSENKNSDVPDVPPPPIPSGPKRPRTTDN encoded by the exons ATGTCTCTAAATTCTATATTACAAatccttgttgttgtcaaaCTGAATGATCAAATTGTGATACCCCGTGCTGGGTCCTCAAAACTAGGCCATTTGCAAGAAGTTCCTGCAGAGCGCCATAAAGCTCCATTGCCAAaggcagccgcagcagcagcggtaGCAGCCATTTACTGCGCCgcaacgtcgacgtcagcgtcgcTGCTGACTGTAAAG TACGGTCTACCAATCTTGCTATTGGCGCTGGCTCTGTGCGTCGGTTGCTCTCATGGAGCGCGTCGTCTGCGCAAGAAGCCAAAGGTCTACAATGCCCTAATCACCACGGACGACAATCTGACCTCGAGTCGGGCATATCCTGTCATACAACCCACAATACACGAACCGGGCTATGCACCCTTTGGACCCTATAATCCCTTTGGCTTCTACAGTCCACCACTGGTGAGATTTGGGCAGCCTTTGGTGCCTGGACTGGCGCCTAATGAGCGG CTACCGTATCCTCTGCCAACTGGTAGTCAATACCCGCCCATCTACACGTCCTACGATCCCAATCAGCCCAGCATTGTGCCCGCAGAACGGCAACCGGCGCCACAACCAGAGTTGGCACCTCAATCTCCGACAGCAGACGATTCAGAGCCCAAGGAGATTATGGCCAAGGATCAGTTACCTCTGCCGCTTAACGAACAGGGTCTGCCGCCTGTTCTGATTCCACTGAATTCCCAGTACAATAACCAGGCCATGCATTTGCCGCCCTATGCCTACAATCAATATCCGGTGATCTATGACCAGGCGGGATTTGTTCGCCAGCGAGAGAATTATCTGCCGCCCTACGATTACTACCCTAGCCAGGGTTATCCAACGCGTAGTCCGGCACCCACTGCACCACCAATGCAGCCAGTGCAGCCTCCGCAGCCTCCACAGCCGGAGGTGCAACCACTGCCTCTGGACAACTTGGATTCCACGCCCAGCTTTGATGACATCAAAAATGGCTCCGAGAACAAGAATAGCGATGTGCCCGACGTACCGCCTCCTCCAATACCTTCCGGTCCAAAGCGCCCCAGGACGACAGACAATTAA
- the LOC117792420 gene encoding pterin-4-alpha-carbinolamine dehydratase isoform X1: MLLTNKCAQHGLGFQKLANLLNKRTTISWLVNAAGLKSTTKTLNASGWREGSERLWCSSSRYASSVLYPTSTRAAATGLGNWRPYIKQQARTLSTKAATKRKMVAKLNEQERSEKLQPLLDAGWTMVEGRDAIYKEFLMKDFNQAFSFMTGAALLAEKMNHHPEWFNCYNKVQVTLSTHDVSGLSSNDIRMAKYFDAQAQLLNC; this comes from the exons AtgttattaacaaataaatgcgCACAGCATGGATTGGGCTTTCAAAAACTTGCAAATCTACTTAATAAGCGAACAACAATTTCTTGGTTGGTAAATGCCGCCGGTTTaaagtcaacaacaaaaacattgaATGCCAGTGGTTGGAGAGAAGGGAGCGAACGATTGTGGTG cagcagcagcagatatGCGAGCTCAGTTCTATACCCGACGTCAacgagagcagcagcaacaggtcTTGGCAATTGGAGGCCTTACATCAAACAACAAGCACGCACATTAAGCACAAAAGCAGCTACTAAACGCAAAATGGTG GCCAAACTAAATGAACAGGAACGCAGCGAAAAACTGCAGCCATTGTTGGATGCAGGCTGGACAATGGTCGAAGGACGTGATGCTATTTATAAGGAGTTTCTGATGAAGGACTTTAATCAAGCGTTCAGCTTCATGACTGGTGCTGCCTTGCTGGCTGAGAAAATGAATCACCATCCGGAATGGTTCAACTGCTACAACAAAGTGCAGGTCACTTTGAGCACCCACGATGTCAGTGGCCTCAGTAGCAACGACATTCGCATGGCCAAATACTTTGATGCCCAGGCCCAgttgttaaattgttaa
- the LOC117790033 gene encoding general odorant-binding protein 99b, producing the protein MKAFILLLTLAVALADDHHHHEHGTGYVVKTHDDLVRFRSVCSEQVHATPEDVEKYVKWQYPDEEKTRCYMKCVFEQFGFFDAEHGFDVHKVHEQLAAGIAVDHTDETHQKIAACADNNSQGSDACTWGYRGGMCFMRSNLQLVQHSVKV; encoded by the coding sequence ATGAAAGCTTTCATTCTGCTGCTGACTTTGGCTGTGGCTCTGGCCGATGATCACCATCATCATGAGCATGGCACTGGCTATGTGGTGAAGACCCATGATGATCTGGTTAGATTTCGCAGTGTCTGCTCCGAGCAGGTGCATGCCACCCCGGAAGATGTGGAAAAGTACGTCAAGTGGCAGTATCCGGATGAGGAGAAGACCCGTTGCTACATGAAGTGTGTCTTTGAGCAGTTTGGCTTCTTCGATGCCGAGCACGGTTTCGATGTCCACAAGGTGCATGAGCAACTGGCTGCCGGCATTGCCGTGGACCACACGGATGAGACGCACCAGAAGATCGCCGCCTGTGCGGACAATAATTCCCAGGGCAGCGATGCCTGCACTTGGGGCTACCGTGGAGGCATGTGCTTCATGCGCTCCAACCTGCAGCTCGTGCAGCACAGCGTCAAGGTCTAG
- the LOC117790034 gene encoding uncharacterized protein LOC117790034 yields MMCQLELRLLLCCCLFGLIDGLAGGAVSKSAWELPTTEQMQDSLQSCQLKAAGEDAVMLRCLVEQLGLWTDEQGYNAKRIAKIFAAHRQMEELMLVIEYCNNRERREEQPAQWALEAYKCATSGRFGRWVKDYVKQRQSYK; encoded by the coding sequence ATGATGTGTCAACTGGAACTGCGTCTGTTGCTCTGCTGCTGTCTTTTTGGCCTAATCGATGGTCTGGCAGGCGGAGCAGTCTCTAAGTCTGCCTGGGAGCTGCCCACAACGGAGCAAATGCAGGACAGCCTGCAGAGTTGTCAGCTTAAAGCTGCTGGTGAGGATGCCGTCATGCTGAGATGTCTGGTGGAGCAACTGGGTCTATGGACGGACGAGCAGGGCTACAATGCCAAACGCATAGCAAAGATCTTTGCGGCCCACAGGCAAATGGAGGAGCTCATGCTGGTCATCGAGTACTGCAACAATAGAGAGCGACGGGAGGAGCAGCCAGCACAGTGGGCCTTGGAGGCCTACAAGTGCGCCACATCGGGTCGATTTGGCAGATGGGTCAAGGATTATGTAAAGCAGCGGCAGAGTTACAAATAa
- the LOC117792420 gene encoding pterin-4-alpha-carbinolamine dehydratase isoform X3, whose protein sequence is MLLTNKCAQHGLGFQKLANLLNKRTTISWLVNAAGLKSTTKTLNASGWREGSERLWCSRYASSVLYPTSTRAAATGLGNWRPYIKQQARTLSTKAATKRKMVAKLNEQERSEKLQPLLDAGWTMVEGRDAIYKEFLMKDFNQAFSFMTGAALLAEKMNHHPEWFNCYNKVQVTLSTHDVSGLSSNDIRMAKYFDAQAQLLNC, encoded by the exons AtgttattaacaaataaatgcgCACAGCATGGATTGGGCTTTCAAAAACTTGCAAATCTACTTAATAAGCGAACAACAATTTCTTGGTTGGTAAATGCCGCCGGTTTaaagtcaacaacaaaaacattgaATGCCAGTGGTTGGAGAGAAGGGAGCGAACGATTGTGGTG cagcagatatGCGAGCTCAGTTCTATACCCGACGTCAacgagagcagcagcaacaggtcTTGGCAATTGGAGGCCTTACATCAAACAACAAGCACGCACATTAAGCACAAAAGCAGCTACTAAACGCAAAATGGTG GCCAAACTAAATGAACAGGAACGCAGCGAAAAACTGCAGCCATTGTTGGATGCAGGCTGGACAATGGTCGAAGGACGTGATGCTATTTATAAGGAGTTTCTGATGAAGGACTTTAATCAAGCGTTCAGCTTCATGACTGGTGCTGCCTTGCTGGCTGAGAAAATGAATCACCATCCGGAATGGTTCAACTGCTACAACAAAGTGCAGGTCACTTTGAGCACCCACGATGTCAGTGGCCTCAGTAGCAACGACATTCGCATGGCCAAATACTTTGATGCCCAGGCCCAgttgttaaattgttaa